The following proteins are co-located in the Desulfovibrio inopinatus DSM 10711 genome:
- a CDS encoding extracellular solute-binding protein — MHHVRLMVTLVVVGLLACAGLPASAQTTGSHTSHALALGGTPKYPADFTHFDYVNPNAPKGGTAKLSSVGTFDTFNPYLPKGLPPSGIGLIYDSLTVKSDDEPFTEYGLVAKSIELADDHSWVAFHIDPAARFSDGEPITADDVVFTFNTLLEKGGPQYAKYYHDVKGVTTEGNETVRFTFKNTNNPELPLILGQLPVLPKHYWETRDFTETGFELPIGSGPYTIAHFQPGHTITYKRDPNYWAKDHPVNKGRYNFDEVVIDYYRDETVTLQAFKAGEYDFRQEYVSKNWATSYTGPAFDKGLIVKKEIPHNVPQGMQAFFFNTRRDIFKDKKVRQALGLAFDFEWTNANLFYGLYKRATSFFSNSELASSGLPSPEELAILEPYRGKIPDEVFTAVYAPPSTAGKGGIRANLRKALTLLREAGYVVENGVLVNATTKKPFTFEFLLSQKSMERVVLPFVQNLEKLGIKPTLRVVDQAQYYNRMRDYDYDMIVIPLPQSLSPGNEQRYYWTSSAADTPGAYNFAGIKDPVIDELVEKIIIAKDRKTLVTLTHALDRVLLAGHYVIPQWYSGVYRVAWWDKFDRPKVHPLYDLGFYTWWIDPAKEAALKGKKSTLSKE, encoded by the coding sequence ATGCATCATGTTCGTCTCATGGTTACCCTGGTCGTTGTCGGCCTGCTGGCATGTGCCGGCCTGCCGGCATCGGCACAAACGACAGGAAGTCATACGAGTCACGCCCTCGCTCTTGGCGGCACGCCCAAATACCCGGCCGATTTTACACATTTCGACTACGTCAATCCCAATGCCCCCAAAGGCGGTACGGCAAAATTGTCGTCCGTGGGGACTTTCGATACCTTTAATCCCTATTTGCCCAAAGGATTACCCCCTTCGGGAATCGGTCTTATTTATGATAGCCTCACGGTCAAATCCGATGATGAACCGTTCACAGAATATGGCCTTGTGGCCAAAAGCATCGAATTGGCCGATGACCACTCATGGGTCGCCTTCCATATCGATCCCGCTGCCCGGTTTTCCGATGGAGAGCCGATAACCGCAGATGATGTCGTCTTCACATTCAATACGTTGCTTGAAAAAGGCGGCCCGCAATACGCTAAATATTATCATGATGTGAAAGGCGTGACGACGGAAGGCAACGAGACAGTCAGATTCACGTTCAAAAATACGAACAACCCGGAATTACCGCTCATTCTCGGGCAATTGCCAGTGTTACCCAAGCATTACTGGGAGACACGCGATTTCACGGAGACAGGCTTTGAGCTTCCCATCGGCAGCGGCCCCTATACCATCGCGCATTTCCAACCCGGACACACCATTACCTACAAACGTGATCCGAACTACTGGGCCAAAGATCACCCGGTCAATAAAGGACGATATAACTTCGACGAAGTCGTCATCGACTATTATCGGGATGAAACCGTGACCTTGCAGGCGTTTAAAGCGGGAGAATACGATTTTCGACAAGAGTATGTCTCCAAAAACTGGGCAACCTCGTACACTGGTCCAGCGTTTGACAAAGGGCTCATTGTCAAAAAAGAGATTCCGCACAACGTACCACAAGGCATGCAGGCGTTTTTCTTCAACACGAGACGCGATATTTTCAAAGACAAAAAAGTACGGCAAGCTCTCGGGCTCGCGTTCGACTTCGAATGGACCAATGCCAACCTTTTTTATGGACTCTATAAACGGGCGACATCTTTCTTTTCCAACTCCGAACTCGCCTCGTCCGGTCTGCCATCACCGGAAGAATTGGCCATTCTTGAACCATATCGCGGGAAAATCCCCGATGAAGTGTTCACAGCGGTTTATGCCCCACCTTCCACTGCGGGCAAGGGTGGTATCCGCGCGAACCTGCGCAAAGCGCTCACGTTGCTGCGTGAAGCCGGGTACGTGGTGGAGAATGGGGTGTTGGTCAATGCCACGACGAAAAAACCGTTTACATTTGAATTTCTTCTTTCGCAGAAATCGATGGAGCGGGTAGTACTGCCTTTTGTACAAAACTTGGAAAAACTTGGCATCAAGCCGACGCTCCGTGTGGTTGACCAGGCGCAATACTACAACCGGATGCGTGATTATGATTATGATATGATTGTCATCCCCTTGCCTCAATCCTTATCGCCGGGCAACGAGCAACGATATTATTGGACATCATCCGCAGCCGATACCCCCGGAGCCTACAACTTCGCCGGCATCAAAGACCCCGTTATTGATGAGCTTGTGGAAAAAATCATCATCGCCAAGGATCGCAAGACCCTCGTGACGCTGACGCATGCGCTTGACCGGGTTCTTCTCGCCGGCCATTACGTGATTCCACAATGGTACTCCGGTGTCTACCGTGTAGCATGGTGGGATAAATTCGACCGTCCCAAAGTCCACCCCTTGTATGATCTGGGATTTTACACCTGGTGGATCGACCCGGCCAAAGAAGCCGCGCTGAAAGGGAAAAAGAGCACACTTTCCAAAGAATAA
- a CDS encoding arsenate reductase ArsC — protein MEKKDILFVCVHNSARSQIAEEYVKRLSNGALTAESAGFKPGTINPLVVEAMKEEGIDLSEKTTQSVFELFKKGNTYKAVVTVCDESEGGNCPIFPGMTHRLHLPFPDPAELEGTHDEKMRKIREIRNQIKNMVQELLSWLEHPDAKRLGDHWEIKSTS, from the coding sequence ATGGAAAAAAAAGATATTTTGTTCGTCTGTGTTCACAACAGTGCCCGCAGTCAAATTGCCGAAGAATACGTCAAACGTCTTTCAAATGGGGCGCTCACTGCGGAAAGCGCCGGGTTTAAACCCGGAACCATCAACCCGCTTGTTGTCGAAGCCATGAAGGAAGAAGGGATTGATCTTTCGGAAAAAACCACACAAAGCGTGTTTGAACTCTTCAAGAAGGGCAATACGTATAAGGCGGTTGTCACGGTTTGCGATGAGTCAGAAGGCGGCAATTGTCCCATTTTTCCAGGGATGACCCATAGGCTGCACCTTCCCTTTCCAGATCCGGCCGAACTTGAAGGTACGCATGACGAAAAAATGCGCAAGATCCGTGAAATTCGTAATCAAATTAAAAACATGGTCCAGGAACTCCTGTCCTGGCTTGAACATCCGGACGCCAAACGTTTAGGAGACCACTGGGAAATTAAAAGCACCTCCTAA
- a CDS encoding YjbH domain-containing protein produces the protein MLFVYRIEVAWGEEPLPVLPSLMSFTGIWDVPNARILPDWRLRVGGGMSGPYRYAGVGLGLFNRLELHGQFTEIDTIEPFPGEGFGAYKDRALGIRAVLVPETDVWPQVAIGAFDIIGTSLFQNRYVVLSKRFRDLDVTMGLGQGVLAGDGRNDVSSAGSGSNRGLEFLFSSPFRKTRPFAGFELHMPYNLVLAAEYSFIDAAHLVGYTGDDPTGLTVGLKWKPFHWLSLGGALVRGRDPSAFLAVETDLEAEGVFPWEKTPAPDITEKMRLEARQLDNVELARLFVDVLDRDGFGSPAAAVSQTSLWLEAENTKFLSAPKALARLGRIGNGLAPPRITTFYLNLVKDGAVIQSLCTNRRHFVDFLESRIDTDGFFTWADLDMHEDRHWLHFHTDPAASEKVVPRRGQFSFRVVPKIRTFLNNRTGFLKHKGLVEVRTVLSPSPSFRLLADMEYTFFNQYDELAFPALESESARTDLVRYERGTGFRLARLAGEYTFRLPWNVTSRITAGYLDTAYAGVGYECFRYFFDGRLGIGLETEIARKRDPSTPLNLDPSSDVLFHTAFLNLYAQPLPVLGLETGIKAGRFLGGDWGARVEIRRTFQHFTIGAWYTVTDTSVFSSPKNIGHHDKGVFIRIPLSVFSRSDVRGHASYALTGFTRDTGQTLAMPDPLFPTDNTDTPVQTRLHGEQMRW, from the coding sequence ATGCTTTTCGTATATCGGATTGAGGTCGCGTGGGGTGAAGAACCCTTGCCAGTATTGCCGTCACTGATGAGTTTTACGGGAATATGGGACGTTCCGAACGCTCGGATTCTTCCGGATTGGCGATTGCGTGTCGGTGGCGGCATGAGTGGACCATACCGATATGCTGGCGTTGGTCTTGGGCTGTTCAATCGCCTGGAACTGCATGGGCAGTTTACAGAAATCGACACCATTGAACCATTTCCCGGAGAGGGGTTCGGCGCATACAAGGATCGGGCTCTCGGTATTCGAGCTGTTCTCGTTCCGGAAACCGACGTATGGCCGCAGGTTGCCATCGGAGCATTCGACATCATCGGGACGAGTTTGTTTCAGAATCGATATGTGGTGTTGAGCAAACGATTTCGTGATCTTGATGTCACCATGGGCTTGGGACAGGGAGTACTGGCCGGAGACGGTCGCAATGATGTGAGTTCCGCCGGGTCGGGATCGAATAGGGGGTTGGAGTTTCTTTTCTCATCACCGTTTCGGAAAACTCGTCCCTTTGCCGGTTTTGAACTCCACATGCCGTATAATCTTGTCTTGGCGGCGGAGTACTCCTTTATCGATGCGGCTCATCTCGTCGGATATACGGGAGATGACCCCACTGGATTGACGGTTGGTCTGAAATGGAAGCCTTTTCATTGGCTCAGTCTTGGTGGCGCTCTTGTTCGTGGTCGTGATCCGAGTGCGTTTCTTGCTGTGGAAACAGATCTTGAGGCTGAAGGTGTGTTTCCCTGGGAGAAAACGCCGGCTCCGGATATTACCGAAAAAATGCGTCTGGAAGCACGCCAGCTCGATAATGTGGAGTTGGCGCGGCTTTTTGTTGATGTGCTCGATAGGGATGGATTCGGCTCGCCTGCGGCGGCTGTCAGTCAAACGAGCCTCTGGCTTGAAGCCGAGAATACGAAATTTTTATCTGCACCCAAAGCCCTGGCCCGGCTCGGTCGTATTGGCAATGGCCTTGCTCCGCCGCGAATCACGACATTCTATCTCAATCTTGTCAAAGATGGAGCTGTAATACAAAGTCTATGTACCAATCGACGACATTTTGTCGATTTCTTGGAAAGCCGTATCGATACCGATGGTTTTTTTACATGGGCCGATCTCGATATGCATGAGGATCGACATTGGCTCCATTTTCACACCGATCCAGCCGCTTCGGAGAAGGTTGTTCCTCGACGAGGACAATTTTCATTTCGTGTTGTTCCGAAAATTCGCACATTCCTGAATAACCGAACCGGTTTTCTCAAGCATAAAGGGCTTGTTGAGGTGCGTACCGTCCTGTCTCCCTCGCCGTCGTTTCGGCTTTTGGCCGACATGGAGTATACGTTTTTCAATCAGTATGACGAACTCGCCTTTCCGGCCCTTGAATCAGAGAGTGCCCGAACCGATCTCGTGCGCTATGAACGCGGCACGGGGTTTCGTCTTGCCCGTTTGGCCGGAGAGTACACGTTTCGTTTGCCTTGGAATGTGACGAGCCGCATTACGGCAGGATATCTCGATACGGCGTATGCTGGCGTGGGATATGAATGTTTCCGATATTTTTTTGATGGTCGGCTTGGCATCGGCCTGGAAACGGAAATAGCTCGGAAACGCGATCCGAGCACGCCATTGAATCTCGATCCGTCTTCAGACGTTCTTTTCCATACGGCTTTTCTCAATCTCTATGCTCAGCCATTGCCTGTATTAGGATTGGAAACGGGAATAAAGGCTGGACGTTTTCTTGGTGGAGATTGGGGTGCACGCGTCGAGATTCGTCGAACGTTTCAACATTTCACTATTGGTGCTTGGTATACCGTGACGGATACCAGCGTCTTTTCGTCTCCTAAAAATATCGGCCACCATGACAAAGGAGTATTTATTCGTATTCCTTTATCCGTATTTTCCCGCTCCGATGTGCGAGGCCATGCGAGTTATGCTTTGACGGGCTTTACACGGGATACGGGGCAAACCTTGGCCATGCCCGATCCGTTGTTTCCGACTGACAATACCGATACGCCGGTACAAACACGGCTTCATGGGGAACAAATGCGCTGGTGA
- a CDS encoding SLBB domain-containing protein has translation MMSIFWTALLNFVLVIGMLWCLPSFAQTTRSSTTEQHVHTTSAGNPIAEERIGSLDPQTLRPEQIQALSGLNLEELQRLFSSLPADVQQRFIDQHGSTGYDRRLTKSSQQQETSSPSPSVQSNLPENADSVRTRPETDVSRDRVSGFSPGMRSKAWGRERNEQATIEAAYQNRYSSAFSDTLSLYGYDLFAGTGSPPSTASPPPESYRLGPGDEVRLRIWGAGADAEYTATIRSDGVVQFPRLGDVALTGLTLDEAETVVAEHAGRFVQGVETSLRLDRLRDVEIVVTGEVGRPGLLLVPAFTSVLRALVLAGGVKKSGSLRRIALRRSGQAPVRVDLYAMMLAGDGAFQEPVRQHDVIFVPRLGQTVAVCGAVLTPGIFELAGETRLSEVFNLAGGALPQGATGRVRIRRFEQGSAFVVRDMNLASAGAVRIRDGDMVEVEYLHSQWPDAVRLDGHVWRPTMLAWHQGMQLSEVIPRRDLLRPEAVADFGLIHRYDPNTTRYRSKTFPLARLFARTYDEPVFSHDIVEILSRKKLGISEPVQVSGAVWSGGEFPFSPGMRLVDALALAGGVTFGARTGRIEISRKVMRQDRADIELLYLDMVEDRNFTLQAYDSIFVPQIKDATNLASVTISGEVRYPGNYRMRSGERLSDLVDRAGGFTESAYFHGALFLSKRAKAVQAESLQRMVEELEIRVSQAVATAAQTMDGTEDVRAADAARVGLSSLIERLRKIEPQGRVTVRLTNLASFRGSPQDFVLEDGDSLEVPTAPSFVAVVGSVYSPGSFLHHNGLVVRDYLKKSGGPTSSADTGRIYIIKASGEVLSKESTGLFTKSLERVTPMPGDTIVVPEDVERIPYLRLVKGVSDVLFKIATTTGILHTMFVP, from the coding sequence ATGATGTCGATATTCTGGACAGCTTTGCTGAATTTTGTCCTTGTGATCGGTATGTTATGGTGCCTGCCGAGTTTTGCCCAAACGACAAGATCCTCCACGACGGAACAGCACGTTCACACCACTTCCGCGGGCAACCCAATAGCTGAAGAAAGAATCGGTTCGCTCGACCCGCAGACACTTCGACCAGAGCAGATTCAGGCGTTGTCCGGTCTCAACTTGGAAGAATTGCAGCGCTTGTTTTCTTCATTACCCGCCGATGTCCAGCAACGGTTTATTGATCAACACGGAAGCACGGGATACGATCGACGTCTGACGAAGAGTTCACAACAACAAGAAACATCATCACCTTCTCCGTCTGTTCAATCCAATCTCCCCGAAAACGCAGATTCGGTCAGGACTCGCCCTGAGACGGACGTCTCCCGCGACCGTGTTTCCGGCTTCTCTCCTGGAATGCGTTCCAAAGCGTGGGGGCGAGAACGAAACGAGCAGGCCACCATTGAAGCTGCCTACCAAAATCGGTATTCCAGCGCATTTTCCGATACGCTCTCGCTCTATGGCTACGATCTTTTTGCCGGGACGGGCTCGCCACCCAGCACCGCCAGTCCTCCGCCCGAATCGTACAGGCTGGGACCCGGCGATGAAGTGCGATTACGTATTTGGGGCGCGGGTGCCGATGCGGAATATACGGCCACCATACGGTCCGATGGGGTGGTGCAGTTTCCGCGTCTGGGTGATGTCGCGTTGACTGGTTTGACGTTGGATGAAGCGGAGACGGTCGTTGCTGAACATGCCGGGCGATTTGTCCAGGGGGTGGAAACTTCGCTTCGCCTTGATCGTTTGCGTGATGTCGAAATTGTTGTGACGGGGGAAGTCGGTCGACCGGGATTGCTGCTCGTCCCGGCATTCACGTCGGTCTTACGGGCTCTCGTTTTAGCCGGTGGGGTGAAAAAATCGGGGAGTTTACGGCGTATTGCGTTGCGTCGTTCAGGACAGGCGCCGGTGCGTGTCGACTTGTACGCCATGATGCTCGCTGGTGACGGGGCATTTCAGGAACCTGTCCGGCAGCATGATGTGATTTTTGTTCCACGACTTGGTCAAACCGTGGCGGTCTGTGGTGCGGTGTTGACTCCGGGGATTTTCGAGTTGGCCGGAGAAACCCGTTTGAGCGAGGTGTTCAATCTGGCTGGAGGAGCGTTGCCACAGGGGGCAACGGGCCGGGTTCGGATTCGTCGATTCGAGCAGGGAAGCGCCTTTGTTGTGCGCGATATGAATCTTGCTTCGGCTGGCGCAGTTCGCATTCGTGACGGAGACATGGTCGAAGTGGAGTATCTTCATAGCCAGTGGCCGGATGCAGTACGGCTTGACGGGCATGTTTGGCGACCGACCATGTTGGCCTGGCATCAGGGGATGCAGTTATCCGAGGTCATTCCTCGTCGTGATCTCCTGAGACCTGAGGCGGTGGCTGATTTCGGGTTGATTCATCGTTATGATCCAAACACGACCCGCTATCGCTCAAAGACATTCCCCTTGGCGAGGCTGTTTGCCAGAACCTACGACGAACCCGTGTTCAGTCATGATATCGTCGAAATTTTATCTCGAAAGAAATTGGGTATCAGTGAACCGGTGCAGGTTTCGGGGGCGGTCTGGTCCGGTGGGGAATTTCCGTTCAGTCCGGGAATGCGTCTGGTTGATGCCTTGGCCTTGGCCGGTGGTGTCACCTTTGGAGCCCGGACGGGACGTATCGAAATCTCACGCAAAGTGATGCGACAAGATCGGGCCGACATTGAACTGCTCTATCTCGATATGGTCGAGGACCGTAATTTTACGCTCCAAGCCTATGATTCCATCTTTGTTCCTCAAATAAAAGATGCCACGAATTTGGCCTCGGTGACGATATCCGGAGAGGTTCGGTATCCGGGAAACTATCGCATGCGCTCGGGGGAACGGTTGTCCGACCTTGTCGATCGTGCCGGAGGATTTACGGAAAGCGCTTATTTTCACGGAGCTCTATTTTTATCCAAACGAGCCAAGGCCGTTCAGGCCGAAAGTTTACAGCGCATGGTGGAAGAGCTTGAAATTCGTGTCAGCCAGGCTGTGGCGACAGCGGCACAAACTATGGATGGAACGGAAGATGTACGGGCCGCCGATGCAGCGCGAGTCGGTCTGTCCTCTTTGATCGAACGATTACGGAAGATTGAACCACAAGGCCGGGTGACGGTACGGTTGACCAATCTTGCCTCGTTTCGTGGGTCGCCCCAGGACTTTGTTCTTGAAGATGGAGATAGTTTAGAGGTGCCGACAGCGCCAAGTTTTGTGGCGGTAGTGGGAAGTGTGTACTCTCCAGGGTCTTTTCTGCATCACAATGGTCTCGTGGTGCGTGATTACCTCAAAAAGAGCGGTGGCCCGACGTCTTCGGCCGATACCGGCCGGATATATATTATTAAAGCCAGTGGCGAAGTGTTGTCCAAAGAATCGACGGGCCTGTTCACGAAATCTCTGGAACGCGTCACACCCATGCCCGGCGATACAATTGTTGTTCCGGAAGATGTTGAACGCATCCCGTATTTGCGGCTCGTCAAAGGGGTGTCCGACGTGCTGTTTAAAATTGCCACGACGACCGGCATTCTCCACACCATGTTTGTGCCATGA
- a CDS encoding ferredoxin reductase family protein encodes MLRGVLLIAAYIGVAIIPLVVAGAFVPGGDNFAEEFAKALGLAGLALLGLQPLIVARLKSICRPFGLDMVIRFHRFMALLAVVFLACHPVFLAIGHNSPRLLISIDLPWYIWAGKITLVLVIVQILTSIFRKKIGWSFERWRTVHMVVGPLLLLAGLTHAVVLADGALRFAVIALVGVGLCAFLFWRFVNPRRLARSAYTVANLVQETPTVRTLNLVPAEGAPRYDFLPGQFHFLTIHSAGLPLEEHHFTISSSPTTSDGVASTIKACGDFTSALGQVKPGDRVIVDGGYGRFSYVLHPTEHRFLFIAGGIGITPLMSMLRHMRDSRFSGPVNLMYANRTQADIVFADELADMVAAGRPRLRVEHVLSQPDTSWSGRTGRIDKDLLADMIPKGHGELGVYVCGPTGMRTAVVAALVELGIPQRRIHSEEFVLLD; translated from the coding sequence ATGCTACGAGGAGTCCTACTTATCGCGGCCTATATTGGGGTTGCCATTATTCCCCTTGTCGTGGCCGGCGCGTTTGTGCCAGGAGGGGACAATTTCGCCGAAGAATTCGCGAAAGCGCTCGGTTTGGCCGGACTGGCTTTACTCGGGTTGCAACCCCTTATCGTTGCGCGATTGAAATCGATATGTCGTCCGTTTGGCTTGGATATGGTCATCCGTTTCCATCGCTTTATGGCATTGTTAGCGGTAGTGTTTTTGGCATGTCATCCAGTCTTTCTCGCTATTGGACATAACAGTCCTCGGTTGCTTATTTCGATTGATTTGCCGTGGTATATCTGGGCAGGAAAAATCACTTTGGTGCTTGTTATTGTGCAGATTTTGACCAGTATTTTCCGAAAGAAAATAGGATGGAGTTTTGAACGGTGGCGTACTGTACATATGGTGGTTGGTCCGTTGCTCCTGCTTGCCGGCCTCACCCATGCCGTTGTTCTTGCTGACGGTGCATTACGCTTTGCAGTCATTGCTCTGGTTGGTGTTGGCCTGTGTGCATTTCTTTTTTGGCGTTTTGTCAATCCGAGGCGTCTTGCTCGCTCCGCCTACACCGTGGCAAATCTCGTCCAGGAAACACCCACCGTACGAACGCTCAATCTTGTGCCAGCAGAAGGTGCCCCACGTTATGATTTTCTTCCCGGCCAATTTCACTTTCTCACCATTCATAGTGCCGGATTGCCGTTGGAAGAACATCATTTCACGATTTCTTCATCTCCGACCACCTCTGACGGGGTCGCTTCAACGATTAAAGCCTGTGGTGATTTCACTTCCGCATTGGGGCAGGTGAAACCAGGAGACCGCGTGATTGTGGATGGTGGATATGGCCGGTTTTCGTACGTGCTGCATCCGACTGAACACCGTTTTCTGTTCATCGCCGGTGGGATCGGCATCACGCCCTTGATGTCCATGCTGCGTCATATGCGCGATAGTCGTTTTTCGGGGCCGGTCAACCTGATGTACGCGAACAGAACGCAAGCCGATATCGTGTTTGCTGATGAATTAGCCGATATGGTGGCAGCGGGGCGGCCACGTCTTCGTGTCGAACATGTGTTGAGTCAGCCGGATACTTCTTGGAGCGGTCGGACCGGGCGTATCGACAAAGACCTGCTGGCCGACATGATACCCAAAGGGCATGGGGAACTTGGGGTGTATGTGTGCGGTCCAACCGGGATGCGAACCGCTGTTGTTGCGGCGCTCGTCGAGCTTGGTATTCCTCAGCGTCGTATACATAGTGAAGAGTTTGTTTTACTTGATTAA
- a CDS encoding DUF2959 domain-containing protein produces the protein MTSPLIRIAGLLLLTLCFGCNSAYYTAMETLGIPKRELLSDNITKVRTAQTEAGQEFQSALEAFLSLTGYQGGDLEAMYERMSDAYEDSESKATEVRQRIRAVDNVAQALFDEWEDELNEYENSSLRRQSETKLKQTRRRYDELLRSMERVENAMVPVLAAFKDQVLFLKHNLNARAVSALSTEASNIEANVADLIKDMNASIAEADRFLGELNAKEQ, from the coding sequence ATGACATCACCATTGATTCGAATTGCCGGATTGCTGCTTCTTACGCTCTGTTTCGGCTGTAACTCCGCCTATTACACAGCTATGGAAACATTGGGAATTCCCAAACGAGAGCTGCTGAGTGACAATATCACCAAAGTTCGAACAGCTCAGACCGAAGCCGGTCAGGAATTCCAATCGGCATTGGAAGCATTCCTCAGCCTGACCGGATACCAGGGGGGCGACCTCGAAGCCATGTACGAACGCATGAGCGACGCCTATGAAGACAGCGAATCGAAAGCCACGGAAGTTCGCCAGCGCATTCGGGCCGTCGACAATGTCGCCCAGGCGTTATTTGATGAATGGGAAGACGAACTCAATGAATATGAAAACTCCTCACTGCGCCGCCAAAGTGAAACCAAACTCAAACAGACCCGCCGGCGCTATGACGAGCTCTTGCGGTCCATGGAACGCGTAGAAAATGCCATGGTTCCCGTCTTGGCTGCCTTCAAAGATCAGGTGCTTTTTCTCAAACATAATCTGAACGCACGAGCGGTGAGCGCTCTTTCCACGGAAGCATCGAATATAGAAGCCAACGTCGCCGACCTCATCAAAGACATGAATGCGTCCATTGCCGAGGCCGATCGCTTTCTTGGCGAGCTGAACGCGAAAGAGCAATAA
- a CDS encoding sigma 54-interacting transcriptional regulator, translating into MTTTKPHIPQWALCPENRIATASDVLEVCRDLQRLVRILTRLTGIDLFIINAEYVCVAGSGSYEAAVGCMSPRDTAIGYSLASGRPTMVADPRAHDACRECSQRLTCRDVANYTAPITVHERTVAAVQAVTFDAAQCTRLEDKAADLAEAITLFLVQTCEADARLFTALAGSAEETDSAGLERIVGESQAMRALKDDIIRSAPLDSTVLLQGESGTGKELAAQAIHELSPRAAGPFVAVNCGAIPESIIESELFGYVSGAFTGAQRGGKPGLFEHAAGGTLFLDEIAELPLPLQVKLLRVLQERKVMRLGGRKEHAFDVRIIAAANVDVAEQARKGRFRQDLYYRLSVIPLRVPALREREGDVDLLVYHFARLYARRRGEPPPPVDLELMERFRAYSWPGNVRELKNFVEYGVNFRKGRSLDLNTLAARFEAAENVSTISTREYRILDNGLVCPGHPQHPALSDTMPDAAVHNTAKSAPDDTTVSEQDTIREALARLGSDLDGKRRVAEELGMSLATLYRKIKRYHLLDAYRYDIGSQATHR; encoded by the coding sequence GTGACGACAACCAAACCCCACATTCCGCAATGGGCTCTCTGCCCGGAAAACCGCATTGCAACTGCATCGGATGTTCTTGAAGTATGTCGAGATCTTCAACGGCTTGTGAGAATTCTCACTCGCTTAACAGGGATCGACCTCTTCATCATCAATGCCGAATACGTCTGTGTCGCTGGTTCAGGATCGTATGAAGCCGCTGTTGGCTGCATGAGTCCACGCGACACGGCAATTGGATACAGCCTGGCGAGCGGCCGACCGACCATGGTGGCCGACCCCCGCGCCCACGACGCCTGTCGCGAGTGCTCACAACGGCTGACCTGCCGGGACGTCGCCAACTACACGGCTCCCATTACCGTTCATGAACGCACTGTCGCTGCAGTGCAGGCGGTGACGTTCGACGCCGCCCAATGCACGCGTCTGGAAGACAAAGCCGCCGACCTTGCCGAGGCGATAACCTTATTTCTTGTCCAAACCTGTGAGGCTGATGCTCGACTGTTCACGGCGTTGGCCGGTTCAGCGGAAGAAACCGATAGCGCCGGCCTGGAGCGTATTGTGGGTGAAAGTCAGGCTATGCGTGCTCTCAAGGATGATATTATCCGCTCTGCCCCGTTGGATTCCACGGTATTGCTGCAAGGCGAATCCGGGACGGGCAAAGAACTTGCCGCCCAGGCCATTCACGAACTCTCGCCACGAGCTGCCGGTCCATTCGTTGCGGTCAATTGCGGTGCCATTCCCGAATCCATCATTGAAAGCGAGCTGTTCGGCTATGTCTCCGGCGCCTTCACCGGTGCCCAACGTGGTGGAAAGCCCGGATTATTCGAGCATGCCGCTGGCGGCACCTTGTTTCTGGATGAAATCGCCGAACTGCCCCTGCCGTTGCAGGTCAAGCTTCTGCGCGTGCTCCAGGAACGCAAAGTCATGCGTTTGGGGGGCCGCAAGGAACACGCCTTTGACGTCCGCATCATTGCAGCCGCCAATGTGGATGTTGCCGAACAAGCCCGCAAAGGCCGCTTTCGTCAGGATCTCTATTACCGATTATCTGTCATTCCTTTACGTGTTCCTGCTTTACGTGAGCGTGAGGGGGATGTGGACTTGCTTGTCTATCATTTTGCCAGACTCTACGCCCGTCGTCGGGGTGAACCCCCACCGCCGGTCGATCTGGAACTCATGGAACGGTTCAGGGCATATTCCTGGCCGGGCAATGTGCGAGAGCTGAAAAATTTTGTCGAATATGGCGTCAATTTCCGTAAAGGCCGAAGTCTCGACTTGAACACACTGGCCGCCCGGTTTGAAGCAGCCGAAAATGTGTCAACGATATCGACGAGAGAGTACCGTATTCTGGACAACGGGCTTGTTTGCCCTGGCCATCCTCAACATCCAGCGCTATCAGATACTATGCCCGATGCTGCAGTGCACAACACCGCAAAATCGGCTCCCGACGATACCACGGTGTCCGAGCAAGACACCATCCGTGAAGCTCTGGCCCGCTTGGGATCGGATTTGGACGGGAAACGACGCGTTGCCGAAGAACTCGGCATGAGCTTGGCGACGCTCTATCGTAAGATCAAACGATACCACCTGCTTGATGCCTATCGTTACGATATCGGCAGCCAAGCCACCCACCGATAA